In the Rhizobium sp. SSA_523 genome, GCCACCGATTCGAGATCGAGCCGCGACTGGCTGATGATGTCGCGCGCCAAGGTGATCCGCATAAGATTGACGTAATCGATCAGCGACATCCCCGCATGCTCGCGAAACAGGCGCGACAGGTGTCGCTCGCTCAAATGGCCGAGGCCGGCAAGCCGCGACACGGACCAGTCGACCGCCGGGTCGGCCATGATGGCGTCCTGCACCGCATGGATGGCCGGATGCACATGATTGCGGCCGGACAACCAGGGAGAAATTTGCGGGTCGTCGCCGCTGCGCCGAAGGTAAATGACCATCTTGCGCGCGGCGGCGAGAGAAACAGGCGCCGAGGTCATCCGCGCGACGATATGCAGCATCAGGTCGATGCCGGTGGAAATGCCGGCGCTGGAAAAGACCGGCCCGTCTTCGACATAGAGCCGGTTCTCAAGCACGGTCGCCGTCGGCGCAAGGCGGCTCAGCTCGGCAAGGCAATCGGCATGGGTGGTGCAGCGGCGCCCTTCCAGCAATCCGGCGGCGGCCACCAGAAGCGCACCGGAGCAGATGCTGATGATCGTCGTATCGGCACGCACGACGCGCCGCATCCAGTCGGCAAGCGACAATCGTTCGGCATCAACCGGCTGCCGGTCCGCGGTGGCGGAGGCCGCTCCCGAAACGATCAGCAGCGCCTTTTCGGGCAGTCTGTTCGGCAAAGGCAAAAGCCCGTCTAGCGACAGGCCGATCGAACTCGTCTGCCGTGGCGCGGTGGACACATAGCGATAGTCGAAAAACAGCTCGTCCTGATGCTGATTGGCATAGCGCAGGACCTCCATCGGCCCTGCAATATCCAGGAGCAAGGCGTGCGGAGGGATGACCATGACGACCGGGACGATAATGGGTCTCGCATTCATGCAGGTCGCCTCCGTTTCTCAAGCCGCCTGGCGTACCGGCTCGATCGCGTCCTCGACAGTTGCGATCCGGGCAAAGCGGTCCTTCAGCACCATGGCCGTATGCCGGCGGATCTGCGCGGGCGTATGCGAAATTCCGTCCGCATCGGTCATCGTGAAGGTCAGCGTCGCCTCGGCCACATAGGTGACAGCAAAACCGAGATCCGAGGCGTGGCGGGTGGTGGTCTCGCAGCATTGTTCGGTGCGGATGCCCGAAATGATCAGCCGGCTGATCCCCTTGGCCGTCAGCCAGACATCGAGGCCCGAGCCGACGAGAGCCGAGTGGCGGTGCTTTTCGAAGATGGCGTCCGGCTCGATGCGCAGACCCTCCAGGGTGCGGACATGGCCGCTATCCTTGGAGAAGGGGCCGGACTCTTCGACATGGAAGATCTGAACAACTGGAATTCCTGCCGCCACGGCCTTGTCGATCAGCGCCTGCTGCTTCTCGAGATACGGGATAAGGTCCGCGTCCTCCCAGTAAGGACGGTGGCGGAAGGATTCTTGCACATCGATGACGACGAGGGCGGTATCGGACATTTTCGGCTCTCCGGAGTTGACAATGTAGCCGCAGCATAGCCCCTACTACCAGCTGCAAAAGCACCGCAACGGACGAAGAGCGGACCTTTTCGGCCATCTGCTTACCGGCTCCGCTCGCTCATCGGGTGCTGCCGGCCTGGACCTTCTGGCTGATCCAGACGCTGGCAAGAACCACGACGACCCCGGTGATCTGGAGCGCGTCGAGCGACTGGCCGAGCAGGGTCCAGCCGAGCAGCACGGCGACAAGCGGGCTCAGGAAGCCGAGCGCCGACACGGCCGCCGGCTCCAGCCGGGAAAGGCCACGAAACCACAGAATATAGGTGAGCGCTGCCCCGATCAGGCCGAGATAGGCGAAACCGAGGAGGTTGGGCAGGGTGAGCGGCGGCAGAGCAGGTTCGAGCGCGAGGGCAAAGGGCAGAAGCAGCAGGCCTCCCGCCGTCAGTTGCCAGGCGGTGAAGGTAAGC is a window encoding:
- a CDS encoding GlxA family transcriptional regulator translates to MNARPIIVPVVMVIPPHALLLDIAGPMEVLRYANQHQDELFFDYRYVSTAPRQTSSIGLSLDGLLPLPNRLPEKALLIVSGAASATADRQPVDAERLSLADWMRRVVRADTTIISICSGALLVAAAGLLEGRRCTTHADCLAELSRLAPTATVLENRLYVEDGPVFSSAGISTGIDLMLHIVARMTSAPVSLAAARKMVIYLRRSGDDPQISPWLSGRNHVHPAIHAVQDAIMADPAVDWSVSRLAGLGHLSERHLSRLFREHAGMSLIDYVNLMRITLARDIISQSRLDLESVAERAGFSSSRHLRRIWRRHHGEPPSQHRAAG
- a CDS encoding isochorismatase family protein — encoded protein: MSDTALVVIDVQESFRHRPYWEDADLIPYLEKQQALIDKAVAAGIPVVQIFHVEESGPFSKDSGHVRTLEGLRIEPDAIFEKHRHSALVGSGLDVWLTAKGISRLIISGIRTEQCCETTTRHASDLGFAVTYVAEATLTFTMTDADGISHTPAQIRRHTAMVLKDRFARIATVEDAIEPVRQAA